A stretch of Aureispira sp. CCB-E DNA encodes these proteins:
- a CDS encoding RNA polymerase sigma factor, which translates to MSTINFSREISNLEGALSNFAFKLTKNREDSKDLYQETAYRALVNQKKFRVGTNLKAWLFTMMRNIFINNYRKKMKRNTILDSTDNNFYLNSGGPIIVNDADSSIMMRELQELVNKLEDNIRVPFMMHYYGYKYQEIAEQLDLPLGTIKSRIFFARQELKNAVLKNYKGTLGRTA; encoded by the coding sequence ATGTCAACAATCAATTTTAGTAGAGAAATTTCGAATCTAGAAGGTGCATTGAGTAATTTTGCATTTAAGTTAACTAAAAATAGAGAAGATTCTAAGGACTTATATCAAGAGACAGCATATAGGGCATTAGTCAATCAAAAGAAATTTCGAGTAGGAACTAACCTAAAAGCGTGGTTATTTACGATGATGCGCAATATCTTTATCAACAACTATCGTAAAAAAATGAAGCGCAATACAATTTTAGATTCTACAGATAATAACTTTTATCTTAATTCTGGAGGACCTATCATTGTTAATGATGCTGATTCTTCTATTATGATGCGCGAGCTGCAAGAACTGGTGAACAAATTAGAAGACAACATCCGTGTTCCCTTTATGATGCATTACTATGGCTACAAATACCAGGAAATTGCCGAGCAATTGGATTTGCCTTTGGGAACTATCAAAAGTCGTATTTTCTTTGCTCGTCAAGAGCTAAAGAATGCTGTTCTTAAAAATTACAAAGGCACGTTAGGAAGAACTGCTTAG
- a CDS encoding RNA polymerase sigma factor — protein MSTINFSREISNLDSALSNFAYKLTQNKEDSKDLCQETTYRALVNQNKFQVGTNLKAWLFTMMRNIFINNYRKKIKRNTILDSTDNQFYLNSGGPTILNDANSSIMMNELQELVNKLDDKTRVPFMMHHYGYKYQEIAEQLDVPLGTIKSRIHFARKELRNAVKNNYKMFQF, from the coding sequence ATGTCAACAATAAATTTTAGCAGAGAGATTTCAAATCTAGATAGCGCCTTAAGCAATTTTGCCTATAAATTGACTCAAAATAAAGAAGATTCCAAAGACTTGTGCCAAGAAACTACTTATAGAGCCTTGGTTAATCAAAACAAGTTTCAGGTAGGTACGAACCTAAAAGCATGGTTATTTACGATGATGCGCAATATTTTTATTAATAATTACCGCAAGAAGATAAAACGCAATACTATTTTAGATTCTACCGATAACCAATTTTATTTGAATTCTGGAGGACCTACCATTCTTAATGATGCAAACTCTTCTATTATGATGAACGAACTACAAGAATTGGTCAACAAGTTAGATGACAAAACTAGAGTTCCATTTATGATGCATCATTATGGATACAAATACCAAGAGATTGCGGAGCAATTAGATGTTCCATTGGGAACCATCAAAAGTCGCATTCATTTTGCTCGCAAAGAGTTAAGGAATGCTGTCAAAAACAACTATAAAATGTTCCAATTTTAA
- the ftsY gene encoding signal recognition particle-docking protein FtsY codes for MGFFNKLFGKKEEEKEKLKEDLNQGLEKSRKGFFSKVATTFAGRNTVDEEVLDDLEDILIASDVGVETTIKIIKRIEDRVARDKYVTMKELNEILRDEIVQLLALNNSNDSVTYEVPEGVKPYVIMVIGVNGVGKTTSIGKLANKYKEAGKKVLLGAGDTFRAAAVDQLEIWANRVGCDFYSKGMNVDPAAVAYETVRHAKENGHDVVFIDTAGRLHNKKGLMRELEKINKSIGKQIPGAPHEVMLVLDGSTGQNAYEQAKHFASVTNDGITALTVTKLDGTAKGGVVIGISDQFNIPIKYIGVGEGMDHLQEFDKREFVDSFFKNSK; via the coding sequence ATGGGATTTTTCAATAAGCTCTTTGGCAAAAAAGAGGAAGAAAAGGAAAAACTTAAAGAAGACCTAAATCAAGGATTAGAAAAATCAAGAAAAGGTTTTTTCTCTAAAGTAGCCACTACTTTTGCTGGTCGAAATACTGTTGACGAAGAGGTCTTGGATGACTTAGAGGATATTCTAATTGCTTCGGATGTGGGAGTAGAGACAACAATCAAAATCATCAAACGTATTGAAGATCGTGTTGCACGCGACAAATATGTAACTATGAAAGAATTGAACGAAATTCTACGTGATGAAATCGTTCAGTTGTTGGCGCTTAATAATTCTAACGATTCTGTTACTTATGAAGTTCCTGAAGGTGTTAAGCCTTATGTTATTATGGTGATTGGTGTAAATGGTGTTGGAAAAACAACTTCTATCGGAAAATTAGCCAATAAATATAAGGAAGCAGGGAAGAAAGTCTTGTTAGGGGCAGGAGATACATTTCGTGCCGCAGCAGTAGATCAGCTAGAAATTTGGGCTAACCGTGTTGGTTGTGATTTTTATAGCAAAGGAATGAATGTTGATCCCGCTGCCGTTGCTTATGAAACAGTTCGCCATGCCAAAGAGAATGGACATGATGTTGTTTTTATTGATACTGCTGGTCGTTTGCACAACAAAAAAGGATTGATGCGGGAGCTTGAGAAAATTAACAAATCTATTGGCAAACAAATACCTGGGGCTCCTCATGAGGTCATGTTAGTGTTAGATGGTTCTACAGGGCAAAATGCTTACGAACAAGCAAAACATTTTGCATCTGTGACAAATGACGGAATTACGGCTTTAACGGTAACCAAATTAGATGGAACAGCAAAAGGAGGGGTTGTTATTGGAATTAGCGATCAGTTTAATATTCCAATTAAATACATTGGAGTAGGAGAGGGAATGGATCATTTGCAAGAGTTTGATAAGCGAGAGTTTGTTGATTCATTCTTCAAGAATAGTAAATAA
- a CDS encoding molecular chaperone DnaK, whose amino-acid sequence MSEENKKRTRYSDEDLAEFEIMINEKLADARQQLDDLKDQLQELNNSGDENRAGTFDDGASNWQREHLSKLAARQQKFIRNLEYALIRIKNKTYGICSATGVLISKERLMLVPHATKTVEGKHSTQGKAKHQEKPKFFKE is encoded by the coding sequence ATGAGTGAAGAGAATAAAAAGAGAACTAGATATAGTGATGAAGATTTAGCGGAGTTTGAAATCATGATTAATGAAAAATTAGCAGATGCTAGACAACAGCTAGATGATTTGAAGGACCAATTACAAGAATTGAACAATAGTGGAGATGAAAATCGTGCAGGAACATTCGATGATGGCGCTTCTAATTGGCAAAGAGAGCATTTGAGCAAGTTGGCAGCTCGTCAACAAAAGTTTATTCGAAATCTAGAGTATGCTTTGATTCGCATCAAAAATAAGACATATGGTATCTGTTCTGCAACAGGGGTGTTAATTAGCAAAGAACGATTGATGTTGGTTCCTCACGCCACCAAAACAGTCGAAGGCAAACATTCTACACAAGGCAAAGCGAAACATCAAGAAAAACCAAAGTTCTTCAAGGAATAA
- a CDS encoding DUF4295 family protein, with protein MAKKVSKNQRAGQRAQNGSGKDHVKCVKSVKDPITGKISYKEVIIHKDQVNEFFKAK; from the coding sequence ATGGCTAAGAAAGTATCAAAAAACCAGAGAGCTGGGCAACGTGCTCAGAATGGTTCAGGAAAAGATCACGTTAAATGCGTAAAATCTGTGAAAGATCCAATTACTGGAAAGATTTCTTATAAAGAAGTAATCATTCACAAAGATCAAGTAAACGAGTTTTTTAAAGCTAAATAA
- a CDS encoding tetratricopeptide repeat protein: protein MTKTTLIIISIFIILLMGSSYAYWNASSISNKAYHYIHQVDLSLYTHRGVVSTLEKEVEEQRSVNEQIAAIDQMFAAGDELSALAEYQELLKQDPSNMELLLRMGIIYLQKEEYSLAQEHLSTVYGFKASIFSMDAAWFLALLNVKYEQWDNVKPLLQEIVDSRGNYHLQAKELLNCL, encoded by the coding sequence ATGACAAAAACAACACTTATTATTATAAGTATATTCATTATACTCTTAATGGGATCTAGTTATGCTTATTGGAATGCTTCTTCAATTTCTAATAAAGCATATCATTATATCCATCAGGTAGATTTATCGCTTTATACACATCGAGGAGTTGTTTCTACGTTGGAGAAAGAAGTGGAAGAACAGCGTTCGGTCAACGAACAAATTGCAGCAATCGACCAAATGTTTGCAGCAGGGGACGAACTGTCCGCATTGGCAGAGTATCAGGAATTACTCAAACAAGATCCTAGTAATATGGAACTTTTGTTGAGAATGGGCATCATTTATCTGCAAAAAGAGGAATACAGCTTGGCACAAGAACACTTGTCTACTGTTTATGGATTTAAGGCATCTATTTTCTCTATGGATGCTGCTTGGTTCTTAGCCTTATTGAATGTAAAATACGAGCAGTGGGATAACGTAAAACCATTGCTACAAGAAATTGTTGATAGCAGAGGAAATTATCATTTGCAAGCAAAAGAGTTGTTAAATTGTTTGTAA
- a CDS encoding RNA polymerase sigma factor, with protein MSTINFAKEISILENALSNFAFKLTRNREESKDLYQETAYRALVNKDKFRVGTNLKAWLFTMMRNIFINNYRKKMKRNTILDSTDNNFYLNSGGPTIVNDADSSIMMNELQGLVNKLEDNIRVPFMMHYYGYKYQEIAEQLNLPLGTIKSRIFFARKELKSAVLRNYKSVLGRTA; from the coding sequence ATGTCAACGATCAATTTCGCAAAAGAAATCTCTATTTTAGAAAATGCATTAAGCAATTTTGCATTTAAGCTAACTAGAAATAGAGAGGAATCTAAAGATCTTTATCAAGAGACGGCATATAGGGCTTTGGTTAATAAAGATAAGTTTCGAGTAGGAACCAACCTCAAGGCATGGTTATTTACGATGATGCGCAATATCTTTATCAACAACTATCGCAAAAAAATGAAGCGCAATACAATTTTAGATTCCACAGACAATAATTTTTACCTTAATTCTGGAGGACCTACCATTGTCAATGATGCTGATTCTTCTATTATGATGAACGAGTTACAAGGACTGGTGAACAAATTAGAAGACAACATTCGTGTTCCTTTTATGATGCACTACTATGGTTACAAATACCAAGAGATTGCGGAGCAATTAAATTTGCCTTTGGGAACTATCAAAAGTCGTATTTTCTTTGCTCGTAAAGAGTTAAAGAGTGCTGTTCTTAGAAATTACAAAAGCGTTTTAGGAAGAACTGCTTAG
- the gltX gene encoding glutamate--tRNA ligase, with amino-acid sequence MRVRFAPSPTGALHIGGVRTALYNYLLAKKHGGTFVLRIEDTDQTRYVEGAEQYIIDALEWLGLEFDESPAKGGPYGPYRQSERKETGIYKKFAEQLIANGYGYYAYDTEEELKAAREAAEAQGTKFKYDAVTRMQMKNSLTLSKEECASLVKGGAPEVVRVMIPGEGNVTFEDMVRGVVTFNCAEMDDKVMLKNDGMPTYHLANIVDDYHMKITHVIRGEEWLPSTPLHVLLYQFLGWGDAMPTFAHLPLILKPEPTAYLNKKTIQSFTERFTEDFVLKHEAYAPKKEQVAKIIQPLLQDFKNVSERIRINEKKDSNLQKEVKTFLRSSMYGKLSKRDGDRLGMPVFPLDWIGQTQADSFRGFKEWGFLSEAVLNILALLGWNDGTEQEIYSKKEMIDGFSMDRVSSSGARFNFEKANWFNKQYLAQMENADLVNLVRVDLESKGVQMPEEKLNAVAGLLKMRINYVTDFYIQGHYFFHDLDLEAVVAKHQKNFQKKVLNKWNEDLEALLKKLMGALATLSPFDASNLEKTIEPLIEEKKGEVLPIFRLGLSGEMGGPSVYEIMAILGQEETLNRLSSFITFIKEKL; translated from the coding sequence ATGCGTGTTCGTTTTGCGCCAAGTCCAACAGGCGCCTTGCATATAGGCGGAGTCCGTACAGCGTTGTACAATTACTTATTAGCTAAAAAACATGGAGGAACTTTTGTCTTAAGAATAGAAGATACCGACCAAACTCGTTATGTAGAAGGAGCAGAGCAGTATATTATAGATGCCTTAGAATGGTTAGGCTTAGAGTTTGATGAAAGCCCTGCCAAAGGAGGTCCTTATGGTCCTTATCGTCAGTCGGAACGCAAAGAAACTGGTATTTACAAAAAATTTGCAGAGCAACTGATTGCAAACGGGTATGGTTATTATGCTTATGATACGGAGGAAGAGTTAAAAGCAGCTAGAGAAGCAGCAGAAGCGCAAGGAACCAAATTCAAATATGATGCTGTTACACGTATGCAAATGAAAAACTCTTTGACTTTGTCAAAAGAGGAGTGTGCTTCTTTGGTCAAAGGGGGAGCGCCAGAAGTTGTTCGAGTAATGATCCCTGGAGAAGGTAATGTGACCTTTGAGGATATGGTTCGTGGTGTCGTGACATTTAATTGTGCTGAAATGGACGACAAAGTCATGTTAAAAAATGACGGGATGCCAACGTATCATCTAGCCAATATTGTCGATGATTATCACATGAAAATTACGCATGTTATTCGAGGAGAAGAGTGGTTGCCATCAACGCCTCTGCATGTGTTGTTGTATCAGTTTCTGGGGTGGGGAGATGCGATGCCTACTTTTGCACATTTGCCTCTAATTCTAAAACCAGAACCAACTGCTTATTTGAATAAGAAAACCATACAGTCGTTTACCGAGCGTTTTACAGAAGATTTTGTACTCAAACATGAAGCCTATGCTCCTAAAAAAGAGCAAGTGGCTAAAATTATCCAGCCACTGTTGCAAGATTTTAAAAATGTATCTGAGCGCATTCGAATCAACGAGAAGAAAGATTCTAATTTGCAGAAGGAAGTAAAGACTTTCTTGCGTAGTAGTATGTATGGTAAATTAAGTAAGCGAGATGGGGACCGTTTAGGAATGCCTGTATTTCCTTTAGATTGGATTGGTCAAACTCAAGCGGATAGCTTTAGAGGGTTTAAAGAATGGGGCTTTTTGTCAGAAGCTGTTTTGAATATTTTAGCGTTGTTGGGTTGGAATGATGGAACAGAACAAGAAATCTATTCTAAAAAAGAAATGATTGATGGGTTTAGTATGGATCGAGTTTCTTCTTCGGGAGCACGATTTAATTTTGAAAAAGCCAATTGGTTCAACAAACAGTATTTGGCACAAATGGAGAACGCCGATTTGGTAAATTTGGTGCGTGTTGATTTGGAGTCAAAAGGTGTTCAAATGCCTGAAGAGAAATTGAATGCTGTAGCAGGATTGCTGAAAATGCGAATCAATTATGTAACAGATTTTTACATACAAGGGCATTATTTCTTTCATGACTTAGATTTGGAGGCGGTTGTTGCCAAACATCAAAAGAACTTTCAAAAGAAAGTACTGAACAAGTGGAATGAAGATTTGGAAGCATTGTTGAAAAAATTAATGGGTGCGTTGGCAACGTTAAGTCCATTTGATGCGTCTAACTTAGAGAAAACAATAGAACCTTTAATTGAAGAGAAAAAAGGAGAGGTACTGCCTATTTTTAGATTGGGCTTGTCAGGAGAAATGGGGGGACCTAGTGTTTATGAAATAATGGCAATTTTGGGGCAAGAAGAGACCTTAAACCGTTTGTCTAGTTTTATAACGTTTATCAAAGAGAAGCTTTAA
- the rpmG gene encoding 50S ribosomal protein L33, which produces MAKKSKGNRVQVILECTEHKSTGMPGTSRYITMKNRKNTPDRMELKKFNPILKKYTIHKEIK; this is translated from the coding sequence ATGGCTAAGAAGAGTAAAGGTAATCGAGTTCAGGTTATTTTAGAATGTACAGAACACAAATCAACTGGTATGCCAGGTACTTCTCGCTACATCACGATGAAAAATCGTAAAAACACACCTGATCGTATGGAGTTGAAAAAATTCAACCCTATCTTGAAAAAATATACTATACATAAAGAAATCAAATAA
- a CDS encoding RNA polymerase sigma factor, producing MTTIDFNEELSKLEEALSKFAYKLTKNKDDAKDLYQETAYRALTNQNKFRVGTNLKAWLFTMMRNIFINNYRKKVKRNTILDSTDDRFHLNSSGPAIVNDADSSIMMKELQNLMDKLEDHIRVPFLMYYYGYKYQEIAEQLDVPLGTVKSRIFFARQELKDAILKNYKEVLNRTRTA from the coding sequence ATGACTACTATCGATTTTAACGAGGAACTTTCTAAGTTAGAAGAAGCTCTTAGTAAATTCGCATATAAGTTGACCAAAAATAAGGATGATGCCAAAGATTTATATCAAGAAACGGCTTATCGAGCGTTGACCAATCAAAATAAATTTCGTGTAGGCACAAATCTAAAAGCCTGGTTATTTACGATGATGCGAAATATTTTTATCAATAACTATCGAAAGAAAGTAAAAAGAAATACAATTCTAGACTCTACCGACGACCGTTTTCACCTCAACTCTAGCGGTCCTGCTATTGTGAATGATGCCGATTCATCTATTATGATGAAAGAGCTACAAAATTTAATGGACAAATTGGAAGATCATATCCGAGTTCCTTTCTTGATGTATTACTATGGATACAAATACCAAGAAATTGCCGAGCAATTAGATGTTCCTTTAGGCACTGTTAAAAGCCGTATCTTTTTTGCGCGTCAAGAATTAAAAGATGCTATCTTAAAGAATTACAAAGAAGTTTTAAATAGAACTAGAACTGCTTAA
- the rpmB gene encoding 50S ribosomal protein L28, which produces MSKICQLTGTKPLVGNNVSHSKRRTRRRFNPNLQTKRIYVREIDAWIKLKLTTRALRNMEKIGTFKYLKQQLAAGFDPKVWVEDAKSIEAAKNAKRGYRRVEHVDANGHKSYSITYEPEGLNNKKVKLSSVIK; this is translated from the coding sequence ATGTCTAAAATATGCCAATTAACCGGAACGAAACCTCTAGTAGGTAACAATGTTTCTCACTCAAAGCGTAGAACAAGAAGACGCTTCAATCCAAATCTACAAACAAAACGTATTTATGTTAGAGAGATTGATGCTTGGATTAAATTGAAATTGACTACTAGAGCGTTGCGTAATATGGAAAAAATTGGCACGTTTAAGTATCTAAAGCAACAATTAGCTGCTGGTTTTGATCCTAAAGTATGGGTAGAAGATGCAAAAAGTATAGAGGCTGCTAAAAATGCGAAACGTGGGTATAGAAGAGTAGAGCATGTTGATGCTAATGGACACAAGTCTTACTCTATCACTTACGAACCAGAAGGTTTGAATAACAAAAAAGTGAAACTTTCTTCTGTTATTAAATAA
- a CDS encoding M48 family metallopeptidase, which produces MKLLLSLFFLVATFSLTNAQVQLSTPLEILTFMEASPTQYELEQLYGEVPAKERKVLPHGAYIQAIDGREHQLEYKDTETEEQIAWREKARDIVSIENPNYEKARRYYHKILKKNPQHAQVYTWIGESYYEEKNYKKAATWLNKAIELNPIDYLARWLSAEILLKKGQIDSALYTLTLAHIYNRNHPRLIKRLVEVYEQQGQWYYRNWGFDPLMYIYKDGETVVVTAEGIWLTYGMYKAVWNYDTDYQYIKEQQEVTDYLFQQEMEAIIGTYMTYTNLKKDDKRNYPVMNAFGLCLDHEMVEEFVLYEILLVDKPSLSHHITPLFMKRVIKYIAQIRSVDYVIDEE; this is translated from the coding sequence GTGAAGTTACTTTTATCCTTATTCTTTCTTGTTGCCACTTTCTCGTTGACCAATGCACAAGTTCAATTATCTACTCCATTAGAAATCTTGACTTTTATGGAAGCATCGCCTACGCAGTATGAACTAGAGCAACTGTATGGGGAAGTACCTGCGAAAGAGCGAAAAGTATTGCCGCATGGGGCGTATATTCAAGCAATAGATGGGAGAGAGCATCAATTAGAGTATAAAGATACTGAAACCGAAGAACAAATTGCTTGGCGAGAGAAGGCAAGAGATATTGTAAGTATAGAGAATCCTAATTATGAAAAAGCTCGTCGTTATTATCATAAAATATTGAAGAAAAATCCTCAACATGCACAAGTTTATACTTGGATTGGTGAGAGTTATTACGAAGAAAAAAATTACAAAAAAGCGGCAACTTGGCTAAATAAAGCAATTGAATTAAATCCTATTGATTATCTAGCTCGATGGCTTTCTGCCGAAATTTTATTAAAAAAAGGTCAAATAGATTCTGCTCTTTATACCTTGACACTAGCACATATTTACAATAGAAATCATCCTAGATTGATTAAGCGATTGGTTGAGGTATACGAACAACAGGGGCAATGGTATTACAGGAATTGGGGATTTGATCCACTCATGTACATTTACAAAGATGGAGAAACAGTTGTAGTAACTGCTGAAGGTATTTGGTTGACTTATGGAATGTATAAAGCAGTTTGGAATTATGATACAGATTACCAATATATCAAAGAACAACAAGAAGTGACCGACTATTTATTTCAACAAGAAATGGAAGCCATCATAGGAACGTATATGACTTATACCAACTTGAAGAAAGATGACAAGCGAAACTATCCTGTTATGAATGCTTTTGGTTTGTGTTTAGATCATGAGATGGTAGAAGAGTTTGTTTTGTACGAAATTCTTTTAGTAGATAAGCCTTCTTTATCACATCATATAACGCCTTTATTTATGAAAAGAGTCATTAAATATATTGCCCAAATACGCTCTGTAGATTATGTTATAGATGAAGAATAA
- a CDS encoding glutamine--tRNA ligase/YqeY domain fusion protein has product MSHKNNDAPKTESLNFIERIIEEHNETGKFDNRVLTRFPPEPNGYLHIGHAKAICINFGIAQKYGGKTNLRFDDTNPLTEETRFVNSIQEDIKWLGFEWEKLLFTSDYFDTLYEYALKLIKDGLAYVDFSTPKVMDDEKKKGQESKYRNSTVEENLAEFDKMKNGAYEEGTCVLRLKIDMQADNRQMRDPVIYRILKTPHHRTGDKWCIYPMYDWAHGQSDSIERITHSLCSLEFENHRPLYNWCQEKLEIYRSQQIEFSRLNLDYTVTSKRKLKELIELGLVQDWDDPRMPTLSGMRRRGYTPAAIRDFIDRAGVSKRDQYLALSSLEGSVRDDLNKHAPRVMGVLNPLKVVITNYPEGTTENLEVDYHQKDESMGSRTIPFSREVYIEKEDFAIEANRKWRRLAPGKDVRLKGAYIVHCTDFKTDENGAVVEVHCTYYENSRSGQDTSGIKAGVIHWVSIEHAVPAQVHLYDRLFSDQNPTGHKKKGVNEKGEEIEVSIDFKTFLNPNSLKTVSAYLEPSLVNAQPSDSFQFMRLGYFCVDKDSTKDNLIFNRSVTLKDSWAKQKK; this is encoded by the coding sequence ATGAGTCATAAAAATAACGATGCGCCAAAGACAGAATCTTTGAATTTCATTGAGCGAATCATAGAAGAACACAACGAAACTGGAAAATTTGACAACCGAGTATTAACCCGTTTCCCTCCTGAACCCAATGGATATTTACACATTGGACATGCCAAAGCTATCTGCATTAATTTTGGAATTGCACAAAAATATGGAGGTAAGACTAATTTACGTTTTGACGATACCAATCCACTAACAGAAGAAACTCGTTTTGTAAATTCTATCCAAGAGGACATCAAATGGTTGGGATTTGAATGGGAAAAACTCTTATTTACTTCCGACTACTTCGATACTTTATACGAGTATGCCTTGAAACTCATCAAGGATGGATTGGCTTATGTTGATTTTTCTACTCCTAAAGTAATGGATGACGAAAAGAAAAAAGGTCAAGAAAGCAAATATAGAAATAGTACGGTAGAAGAAAATCTAGCTGAGTTTGATAAAATGAAAAATGGTGCCTACGAAGAAGGCACTTGTGTGCTGCGCCTTAAAATTGATATGCAAGCAGACAATCGTCAGATGCGTGATCCTGTTATTTATCGTATTCTAAAAACACCACATCACCGCACAGGGGATAAATGGTGCATCTATCCAATGTACGACTGGGCTCATGGTCAATCGGATTCTATTGAACGTATTACGCATTCGTTGTGCTCTTTGGAATTTGAAAACCACCGTCCACTATACAACTGGTGTCAAGAAAAATTAGAAATTTATCGTTCTCAACAAATTGAATTTTCACGCCTTAATTTAGACTATACAGTTACCAGCAAACGTAAATTAAAAGAATTAATTGAACTGGGCTTGGTTCAAGACTGGGATGATCCTCGTATGCCTACGCTTTCGGGGATGCGTCGCAGAGGCTATACGCCTGCTGCCATTCGAGATTTTATTGATCGAGCAGGAGTTTCCAAAAGAGACCAATATTTGGCTCTATCATCTTTAGAAGGAAGTGTCCGAGATGACCTAAACAAACATGCTCCTAGGGTTATGGGGGTATTAAATCCGCTCAAAGTAGTCATTACCAACTACCCCGAAGGAACAACAGAAAACTTGGAAGTTGACTACCATCAAAAAGATGAAAGCATGGGAAGTCGTACCATTCCTTTTTCTCGTGAGGTCTATATTGAAAAAGAAGATTTTGCAATTGAGGCCAATCGCAAATGGCGTCGCTTAGCTCCTGGAAAAGATGTTCGTTTAAAAGGAGCTTATATTGTTCATTGCACCGATTTCAAAACGGATGAAAATGGAGCCGTTGTAGAAGTGCATTGTACCTATTATGAGAATAGCCGCTCAGGACAAGATACTAGTGGAATTAAAGCTGGAGTGATTCATTGGGTATCTATCGAACACGCTGTTCCTGCTCAAGTGCATTTATACGATCGCCTATTTAGCGACCAAAATCCAACGGGACACAAGAAAAAAGGTGTCAATGAAAAAGGAGAAGAAATTGAAGTAAGTATTGACTTCAAAACATTCTTAAATCCAAATTCTTTAAAAACTGTTTCGGCTTATTTAGAGCCTAGTTTAGTTAATGCTCAACCTAGCGATTCATTCCAATTCATGCGTTTAGGGTATTTTTGCGTTGATAAAGATTCTACCAAAGATAATTTAATCTTTAACCGATCTGTGACACTCAAGGATTCTTGGGCAAAGCAAAAAAAATAA
- a CDS encoding DUF6939 family protein: MNIIVKSRRNATRTLEKNFPNAIILDLTSKADEPWIKFSPFYPLEEIPIPFSGDKTGASVEGIWQGLKVFETTGIDAKKFENRTLKGLKRTIRKFGQVLGHQKGLDSTELLSYIEARKQIYAPMYLWVLKNKLQKEVEQLKQLAQQHDTIVLLDYETNGDINDPNKPLSHAFLVKHYIEGNFPI; the protein is encoded by the coding sequence ATGAATATCATTGTCAAAAGCCGTCGAAATGCTACTAGAACATTGGAGAAAAATTTTCCTAATGCAATTATTCTAGACTTAACATCGAAGGCAGATGAGCCATGGATTAAATTCAGTCCTTTTTATCCATTGGAAGAAATTCCTATTCCTTTTTCGGGAGACAAAACAGGTGCTTCAGTAGAAGGGATTTGGCAAGGTTTAAAGGTTTTTGAAACAACAGGAATAGATGCTAAAAAATTTGAAAATAGAACGCTAAAAGGGCTAAAACGCACGATAAGAAAATTTGGACAGGTACTGGGGCATCAAAAGGGACTTGATTCGACAGAGTTGCTTTCTTATATCGAGGCTCGAAAACAAATTTATGCTCCAATGTATCTTTGGGTATTGAAAAATAAACTTCAAAAAGAAGTTGAACAACTTAAGCAATTAGCTCAACAACATGACACCATTGTGCTATTAGACTACGAAACCAATGGAGATATTAACGACCCAAATAAACCTTTGTCTCATGCCTTCTTAGTCAAACACTATATAGAAGGCAATTTCCCAATTTAA